A genomic segment from Pseudomonas sp. S09G 359 encodes:
- a CDS encoding alkaline phosphatase, translated as MSHFDLGRRRVMQAVGAGLLLPGLAPAVIASVKDRPQLTDGVQSGDLLGDRAMIWSRSDRPAKMVVEWDTRSVFSNPRKFVSPLADSRTDFTARVELSGLPADQAIFYRVHFEDAQTGVASEPWFGHLRSVPSARRDIRFVWSGDTVGQGFGINPDIGGMRIYEAMRLRLPDFFIHSGDTIYADGPVPAQLATEGGRIWRNITTEAKSKVAETLDEYRGNYRYNLLDENVRRFNAEVPQIWQWDDHEVVNNWSPSKQLDERYQTKDINTLVGRARQAWLEYSPMRQQSADGGGRIYRKLSYGPLLDVFVLDMRSYRGPNDDNLGAEKAFLGREQLDWLKRELKASQAQWKVIAADMPIGLGVPDGEVSPGVPRWEAIANNDPGAPQGRELEIAELLGFLRAQQVRNHVWLTADVHYCAAHHYHPDRAAFQDFEPFWEFVAGPLNAGSFGPNPLDKTFGPEVVFEKAPPAQNTSPFAGFQFFGEVQIDGQTAELTVILRDLDGVSVFEQKLQPI; from the coding sequence GCCGCCGCGTGATGCAAGCCGTTGGCGCTGGCCTGTTGTTGCCGGGCCTGGCGCCGGCGGTGATTGCTTCGGTCAAGGATCGGCCGCAACTCACCGACGGCGTGCAGTCCGGTGACTTGCTCGGCGACCGTGCGATGATCTGGAGCCGCAGCGACCGCCCCGCGAAGATGGTGGTGGAGTGGGACACCCGCAGCGTGTTCAGCAACCCGCGCAAATTCGTTTCGCCCCTTGCCGACAGCCGCACGGACTTTACCGCCCGCGTCGAACTCAGCGGCCTGCCCGCCGACCAGGCGATCTTTTATCGCGTGCACTTCGAAGACGCCCAGACCGGCGTGGCCAGCGAACCCTGGTTCGGCCACCTGCGCAGCGTGCCGTCAGCGCGTCGCGACATTCGTTTTGTGTGGAGCGGCGACACGGTGGGGCAAGGCTTTGGCATCAACCCGGACATTGGCGGCATGCGCATTTACGAAGCCATGCGTCTGCGCCTGCCGGACTTTTTTATCCACAGCGGTGACACCATCTACGCCGATGGCCCGGTGCCGGCGCAACTGGCCACTGAAGGCGGGCGCATCTGGCGCAATATCACCACCGAAGCCAAGAGCAAAGTCGCGGAAACCCTCGATGAATATCGCGGCAATTACCGCTACAACCTGCTGGATGAAAACGTGCGCCGCTTCAACGCCGAAGTGCCGCAGATCTGGCAGTGGGATGACCATGAAGTGGTGAATAACTGGTCGCCGAGCAAACAGCTCGATGAGCGCTACCAGACCAAGGACATCAACACCCTGGTGGGCCGCGCGCGCCAGGCCTGGCTGGAATATTCGCCGATGCGCCAGCAAAGCGCCGATGGCGGTGGGCGCATTTATCGTAAGCTCAGCTATGGCCCGTTGCTGGATGTGTTTGTACTCGATATGCGCAGCTATCGCGGCCCCAACGACGACAACCTGGGCGCAGAAAAAGCCTTCCTCGGCCGCGAGCAATTGGACTGGCTCAAGCGCGAACTCAAGGCCTCCCAGGCGCAGTGGAAGGTGATCGCCGCCGACATGCCGATTGGCCTGGGCGTGCCCGATGGTGAGGTCAGCCCTGGCGTGCCGCGTTGGGAAGCGATCGCCAACAATGACCCGGGTGCGCCGCAAGGTCGTGAGCTGGAAATCGCCGAATTGCTCGGCTTTTTAAGGGCGCAACAGGTGCGTAACCATGTGTGGCTGACGGCGGACGTGCATTACTGCGCGGCGCATCACTACCACCCGGATCGTGCGGCGTTCCAGGATTTTGAGCCGTTCTGGGAGTTTGTTGCGGGGCCGTTGAACGCTGGGAGTTTCGGGCCGAATCCGTTGGATAAAACCTTTGGGCCCGAGGTGGTGTTCGAGAAAGCGCCGCCGGCACAGAACACTTCGCCGTTTGCAGGGTTTCAGTTTTTTGGTGAGGTGCAGATTGATGGGCAGACGGCGGAGTTGACGGTCATCCTGCGGGACTTGGATGGGGTCTCAGTGTTCGAGCAAAAACTGCAACCCATTTGA
- a CDS encoding sulfite reductase flavoprotein subunit alpha, protein MLKKTLFQLHWFFGITAGLVLALMGITGAAVSFQDEILRALNPTVLSVEKREAGVLPPAELVRKLEATEGKTVSMLWVESESGNAARVFFTPPPGERRGQMRYFDPYTGDYMGDAVGQDVFGFLLQFHRFLVMGETGRNITGACTLILVFFCLSGLYLRWPRQVASWRAWLTLDWRKKGRSFNWDLHSVFGTWCLLAYLLSALTGLSWSYDWYSQGLTKLLADAPQNERVRKRGPAPEGPAPVADYDAIWSSIYSNAGAGLSAYNIRMPAVAGQPATVYYLLSNSPHDRALNQINLDPATGEVKSHDRYASKSLKAQLLTSIYALHTGSYFGLAGRIILTVSSLLMPLFFITGWLLYLDRRRKKRQVRDARKGLGANHSDAPAWLIGFASQSGFAEQLAWQTAGQLQAAGLPVKVQPLGSVSQDDLRQSENALFVVSTFGDGEAPDSARGFERSVLGQNLSLKGLNYSVLALGDRQYEHFCGFARRLHFWLTDQGGNPLFAPVEVDSGDSAALLSWQQQLGQLTGHAPAAAWPTAQYEHWTLSQRTLLNRDSSGSDVYLLGLTSASPQRWEAGDLVEVLPRNCPWAIEHFLLGMGLAGSDGVLVDGLPQSLNQALATRQLPDNRAHLVGLHAQALVNALAPLAMREYSIASIASDGVLELIVRQERHPDGSLGLASGWLTEHAALGSAISLRLRRNSGFHLPQAPVPLILLGNGTGLAGLRSLLKARIADGQQRNWLLFGERNIAHDYLCQDELQGWLASGDLALLDLAFSRDQEEKIYVQDRLRESADVLRKWLADGAAIYVCGSLQGMAAGVDQVLHEVLGSEAVERLIEQGRYRRDVY, encoded by the coding sequence GTGTTGAAGAAAACCCTGTTCCAGTTGCACTGGTTCTTCGGCATCACTGCCGGGCTGGTGCTGGCCTTGATGGGGATCACCGGGGCGGCGGTGTCGTTTCAGGATGAAATACTGCGGGCGCTCAACCCCACGGTATTAAGCGTCGAAAAACGCGAAGCCGGCGTGCTGCCGCCCGCCGAGCTGGTGCGCAAGCTGGAAGCCACCGAAGGCAAGACCGTGTCGATGCTGTGGGTAGAAAGCGAAAGCGGCAACGCCGCGCGCGTGTTCTTCACCCCGCCGCCGGGTGAGCGCCGTGGCCAGATGCGCTACTTCGACCCCTATACCGGCGACTACATGGGCGACGCCGTGGGCCAGGACGTCTTCGGTTTCCTGCTGCAATTTCACCGCTTCCTGGTAATGGGCGAAACCGGGCGCAATATCACCGGCGCCTGCACGCTGATCCTGGTGTTCTTCTGCCTCTCCGGCCTGTACCTGCGCTGGCCGCGCCAAGTGGCGAGCTGGCGCGCCTGGCTGACCCTGGACTGGCGCAAAAAGGGCCGCAGCTTCAACTGGGATTTGCATTCGGTGTTCGGCACCTGGTGCCTGCTGGCCTATCTGCTGTCAGCGTTGACCGGGTTGTCGTGGTCCTACGACTGGTACAGCCAGGGGCTGACCAAGCTGTTAGCCGACGCCCCACAAAACGAGCGTGTGCGCAAACGCGGCCCGGCGCCCGAAGGCCCTGCGCCGGTCGCTGATTACGACGCCATCTGGAGCAGCATCTACAGCAATGCGGGCGCCGGCCTGAGCGCGTATAACATCCGCATGCCGGCCGTGGCGGGGCAACCGGCCACCGTCTACTACCTGCTGAGCAACTCGCCCCACGACCGCGCGCTGAACCAGATCAACCTGGACCCGGCCACCGGCGAGGTCAAATCCCACGACAGGTACGCCAGCAAGAGCCTCAAGGCGCAGTTGCTGACCAGCATCTATGCGCTGCACACCGGCAGTTACTTCGGCCTGGCGGGGCGCATTATCCTCACCGTCAGTTCGCTGCTGATGCCGCTGTTTTTTATCACCGGCTGGCTGCTGTACCTCGACCGTCGGCGTAAAAAGCGCCAGGTCCGGGATGCGCGCAAAGGCCTCGGCGCCAACCACAGTGATGCCCCGGCCTGGCTGATCGGCTTTGCCAGCCAGAGCGGCTTTGCCGAACAACTGGCCTGGCAGACCGCCGGGCAATTGCAGGCGGCCGGCCTGCCGGTGAAGGTGCAGCCATTGGGCAGCGTCAGCCAGGACGACCTGCGCCAGTCGGAAAACGCGCTGTTTGTAGTCAGCACCTTCGGCGACGGCGAAGCCCCCGACAGCGCGCGCGGGTTCGAACGCAGCGTGCTCGGCCAAAACCTGTCCCTCAAAGGCCTGAACTACTCGGTGTTGGCCTTGGGTGATCGCCAGTACGAACACTTCTGCGGCTTTGCCCGGCGCCTGCATTTCTGGCTGACAGACCAGGGCGGCAACCCGCTGTTCGCCCCGGTGGAAGTGGACAGCGGCGACAGCGCCGCCCTGCTGAGCTGGCAACAACAGCTGGGCCAACTCACCGGCCATGCACCGGCGGCGGCATGGCCGACCGCCCAGTATGAACACTGGACGCTGAGCCAGCGCACCCTGCTCAACCGTGACAGCAGCGGTTCCGATGTGTACCTGCTGGGCCTGACGAGCGCCTCGCCGCAGCGCTGGGAGGCCGGTGACCTGGTGGAAGTCCTGCCGCGCAACTGCCCGTGGGCCATCGAACACTTCCTGCTCGGCATGGGCCTGGCCGGCAGCGACGGCGTGTTGGTCGACGGCCTGCCGCAAAGCCTCAACCAGGCCCTGGCAACACGCCAACTGCCGGACAACCGCGCCCACCTGGTGGGCCTGCATGCCCAGGCCCTGGTGAATGCGCTGGCGCCGTTGGCGATGCGCGAATACTCCATCGCCTCGATTGCCAGTGACGGCGTGCTGGAGCTGATCGTGCGCCAGGAGCGGCACCCGGATGGCAGCCTGGGCCTGGCCTCGGGCTGGCTTACCGAGCACGCGGCCCTCGGTTCAGCGATCAGCCTGCGCCTGCGCCGCAACAGCGGTTTCCACCTGCCGCAGGCGCCGGTGCCGTTGATCCTGCTGGGCAATGGCACCGGCCTGGCCGGCCTGCGCAGTTTGCTCAAGGCGCGCATTGCGGATGGTCAGCAGCGCAACTGGCTGTTGTTCGGCGAACGCAATATCGCCCACGACTACCTGTGCCAGGACGAGTTGCAAGGCTGGCTCGCCAGTGGCGACCTGGCGCTGCTGGACCTGGCCTTTTCCCGCGACCAGGAGGAAAAGATCTACGTCCAGGACCGCCTGCGCGAATCGGCCGATGTGCTGCGTAAATGGCTGGCCGACGGCGCAGCGATTTATGTGTGCGGGAGCTTGCAGGGGATGGCTGCCGGGGTGGATCAGGTGCTGCATGAGGTGCTGGGCAGTGAGGCGGTGGAGCGCTTGATCGAGCAGGGGCGCTATCGCCGGGATGTGTACTGA
- a CDS encoding TonB-dependent siderophore receptor: protein MSRTSIKTPTSSPRLLASAIGVALGASSAAHMAQAAEDTEQKDQRNSISLGATSITGEDQDSTSYQVEKAASQKYTAPLVDTPRSVTVVPQQVLKDTAATSLQDALRTVPGITFGAGEGGNPQGDRPFIRGFDAQGDTYLDGVRDTGGQSREIFDIESIEVSKGPNSSFGGRGSAGGSLNLVSKTPQARDFTNGGFTYGSDQTRRYVLDVNRQFLDDSAAFRLNLMSHEQNVAGRDAVNYDRWGVAPSLTFGLGTPTRVNLSYYHMESNDLPDSGIPYGYGSATATTHVHDKPTDGGDSNNFYGLKSRDFRKTRADISTISVEHDLSDSMTLKNTLRHGSTGQDYVLTQPDDSQRNVNRFGTVWRRANTRVSTTTTTTNQTDLFGTFQALGFKHSYSTGLEFTGEETRVSGYTVTPNTNPTCTVAGGGRGGQCTSLSNPNPDDAWTGSIARNYNGTNTKATSRAAYVFDTIELDPKWLLNVGLRYDTFDTQANTNAVPTATVQARSKVKDDSQFFNWQAGMVWKPLDNGSIYTSYATSASPAGGLVGEGVDSNAIPTGINTSDLQPEETVNYELGTKWDLFHNRLSLSAAVFRTEKKNTRILVDSNTYETAGESRVDGLELSASGKITDQWQVFAGYSYLKAELVDPGKNGNRQGVVQVGSNKGNQMPNTPENSFSLWTTYNLTPKLTIGGGAFYVDQVYGDAANTVYVPSYTRYDAMASYKLTKNVDLQLNVQNLTDKTYYDKAYASHFANQAAGRTALLSTSFHF from the coding sequence ATGTCGCGCACTTCAATAAAAACACCTACCAGTTCGCCACGTTTACTGGCCTCGGCCATCGGCGTAGCCCTCGGCGCCAGCTCTGCAGCCCATATGGCGCAAGCGGCCGAAGACACTGAGCAAAAGGACCAGCGCAACAGCATCTCCCTGGGTGCCACCAGCATCACCGGCGAAGACCAGGACAGCACCTCCTATCAGGTCGAAAAAGCCGCTTCGCAGAAATACACCGCGCCGCTGGTGGATACCCCGCGCTCGGTCACCGTGGTGCCGCAACAAGTACTCAAGGACACCGCCGCCACCTCATTGCAGGATGCGTTGCGCACCGTACCGGGCATTACCTTCGGCGCCGGCGAAGGCGGCAACCCCCAGGGCGACCGCCCGTTCATCCGGGGTTTTGATGCCCAGGGCGACACCTACCTGGACGGCGTGCGCGACACCGGCGGCCAGAGCCGCGAGATCTTCGACATTGAATCGATCGAAGTCAGCAAAGGCCCCAACTCGTCGTTCGGCGGCCGCGGTTCGGCCGGCGGCAGCCTCAACCTGGTGAGCAAGACCCCGCAAGCCCGGGACTTCACCAACGGCGGCTTCACCTACGGCTCCGACCAGACCCGCCGCTACGTACTCGACGTGAACCGTCAGTTCCTCGATGACAGCGCCGCGTTCCGCCTGAACCTGATGAGCCACGAGCAGAACGTAGCCGGTCGCGATGCGGTCAATTACGACCGCTGGGGCGTTGCGCCGTCGCTGACCTTCGGCCTGGGCACCCCGACCCGCGTCAACCTCAGCTACTACCATATGGAAAGCAACGACCTGCCGGATTCGGGCATCCCGTACGGCTACGGCTCTGCCACCGCCACCACCCACGTGCACGACAAGCCCACCGACGGCGGCGACAGCAACAACTTCTACGGTCTCAAAAGCCGCGATTTCCGCAAGACCCGCGCCGATATCAGTACGATCTCCGTCGAGCACGACCTGAGCGACAGCATGACGCTGAAAAACACCCTGCGCCATGGCAGCACCGGCCAGGACTACGTGCTCACCCAGCCGGACGACAGCCAGCGCAACGTCAACCGTTTCGGCACCGTGTGGCGTCGTGCCAATACCCGCGTTTCCACCACCACTACCACCACCAACCAGACCGACCTGTTCGGCACGTTCCAGGCACTGGGCTTCAAGCACAGCTACTCCACCGGCCTGGAATTCACCGGTGAAGAAACCCGCGTCAGCGGCTACACCGTCACGCCGAACACCAACCCGACCTGCACCGTAGCCGGTGGCGGCCGTGGCGGCCAGTGCACCTCGCTGAGCAACCCCAACCCGGACGACGCCTGGACCGGCAGCATCGCGCGCAACTACAACGGCACCAACACCAAGGCCACCAGCCGCGCCGCCTATGTGTTCGACACCATCGAACTGGACCCTAAATGGCTGCTGAACGTCGGCCTGCGCTACGACACCTTCGACACCCAAGCCAATACCAACGCCGTGCCAACCGCGACCGTCCAGGCGCGCAGCAAGGTCAAGGACGACAGCCAGTTCTTCAACTGGCAGGCGGGCATGGTCTGGAAGCCGCTGGACAACGGCAGTATCTACACCTCCTACGCCACCTCGGCCTCGCCGGCCGGCGGCCTGGTGGGTGAAGGCGTGGACAGCAACGCGATCCCGACCGGTATCAACACCAGCGACCTGCAACCGGAAGAAACCGTCAACTACGAGCTGGGCACCAAGTGGGACCTGTTCCACAACCGCCTGTCCCTGTCGGCCGCCGTGTTCCGTACCGAGAAGAAAAACACGCGCATCCTGGTGGACTCCAACACCTACGAAACCGCCGGCGAATCCCGCGTCGACGGCCTGGAGCTGTCGGCCAGCGGCAAAATCACCGACCAGTGGCAAGTGTTCGCCGGCTACAGCTACTTGAAAGCCGAGTTGGTTGACCCGGGCAAGAACGGTAACCGCCAGGGCGTGGTCCAGGTTGGTTCCAACAAAGGCAACCAGATGCCCAACACGCCAGAGAACTCGTTCAGCCTGTGGACCACTTATAACCTGACCCCGAAACTGACCATCGGCGGTGGCGCGTTTTATGTCGACCAGGTTTACGGCGACGCGGCCAACACGGTTTATGTGCCGTCCTACACCCGCTACGACGCCATGGCCAGCTACAAGCTGACCAAGAACGTCGACCTGCAACTGAACGTGCAGAACCTGACCGACAAGACCTATTACGACAAGGCCTACGCCTCGCACTTCGCCAACCAGGCGGCCGGTCGTACGGCGTTGTTGTCCACCAGTTTCCACTTCTAA
- a CDS encoding Fe2+-dependent dioxygenase, whose product MLLHIPGLFSREEVQRIRQALENADWADGKITAGHQSAKAKHNLQLPEGHPLAKEIGAAMLERLWKNPLFMSAALPHKVFPPLFNCYTAGGSFDFHIDNAVRQARGSHERVRTDLSSTLFFSDPEEYDGGELEIQDTFGLQQVKLPAGDLVLYPGSSLHKVNAVTRGARYASFFWTQSLVREDSQRTLLFEMDGAIQQLTADVPDHPALIQLAGTYHNLLRRWVEV is encoded by the coding sequence ATGCTGCTGCACATTCCCGGCCTGTTCTCTCGCGAGGAGGTGCAGCGCATTCGCCAAGCCCTGGAAAACGCCGACTGGGCCGACGGAAAAATCACCGCCGGGCACCAGTCCGCGAAGGCCAAACACAACCTGCAATTGCCCGAAGGCCACCCGCTGGCCAAGGAAATCGGCGCGGCGATGCTTGAGCGGTTGTGGAAAAACCCGCTGTTTATGTCAGCGGCGTTACCGCACAAAGTTTTCCCGCCCTTGTTCAATTGCTACACGGCCGGTGGCAGTTTCGACTTCCATATCGACAATGCCGTGCGCCAGGCCCGGGGCAGCCACGAGCGGGTGCGCACGGATCTGTCGTCCACCCTGTTCTTCAGCGACCCGGAGGAATACGACGGCGGCGAACTGGAGATCCAGGACACCTTCGGCCTGCAACAGGTCAAGCTGCCAGCCGGCGACCTAGTGCTGTACCCCGGCTCCAGCCTGCACAAAGTCAACGCCGTGACCCGTGGCGCGCGTTATGCCTCGTTCTTCTGGACCCAAAGCCTGGTGCGCGAAGACAGCCAGCGCACCCTGCTGTTCGAGATGGACGGCGCGATCCAGCAACTGACCGCGGACGTGCCCGACCATCCGGCGCTGATTCAGCTCGCCGGCACCTACCACAACCTGCTGCGCCGCTGGGTCGAGGTCTGA